The following are encoded in a window of Anopheles stephensi strain Indian chromosome X, UCI_ANSTEP_V1.0, whole genome shotgun sequence genomic DNA:
- the LOC118507531 gene encoding proton channel OtopLc isoform X2, whose product MIRCPYIHEMHERLLGPTPRRPLPISFPPLAKPEVMDRESDCLLDSRPESRQIVGTVVKLNPDGFGAHTTSTHHHPHHHHHAQQQQQQQPHHRTPLVPCNGTDDDEERAGGHHALRDGVRTVTSTISDSDDDGIHLRTHLRKIIEGRKPKNAKTSLFIVTSLVYAMLLIVVCVAYVISDVTTHRLPVIYYEGFFTYLYGASILFLLYVFCFLLQESSCCNGKPKPPKEKKPKKEKKSKKNADVEAGKEGKDGKEAAATTTAKDGASKSAKEESKGKGSSTKASSYQEATPNPEAAMSPRFKRKTTQDPAHGSFFLRVGAIAFGLGTMIYTGLEFGSFFEIPFTSPCHQILRGVNPLLQMIFTFMQMYFIFMNARLNIHRFKVLARFGLMHIVATNICVWIRTLVLESLKEITAYHQRRGPEPEDSVILENIRQHTLRNAGMVMGTDLGPSGDTEWEPISVNLNAQEDLLSQDASSVLSKIVQGTAHTITEAATTLVTAATSTSTAAPTTTTSSSTSTSTTTTTTSTTTPSTTLAWIEPNTGSTSTTTSTTARGLLERLRDVVATETTTTYETPSDHFGSGHAMSTSNAVNATTATPSTGSSFLDSFMDHVNYLQRNNSLDQTYESLDALFPSAFIATSTAVSTNATAVSCGRVNIMGTIVQDSAPYLYPFIIEYSLIGAAVIYVMWKHIGRYPKFTNEEDLEHRLEVMLSRRAVVMAQQARTGRVDCVGASKGLFFGLLLLVGSLICLILFFVLVRHPQLSLLAIYLADVSHCALMVLAIFAIIIGFIRVQNLKFRCEEQSNLNDILLRISAFGLFVYSTFSVIAGSLNAFESEPNLLVMVTGIVAVVQVVIQLLFIADVSRRRVHLPEHDRIKPGRQIVTFLLICNISMFAIYTFEAQKVFANPVQLDFYGFIAWSLIQRVTLPLCIFHRFHSAVTLAEVWKTTYKARLE is encoded by the exons ACCGGAAGTAATGGATCGCGAAAGTGACTGTCTGCTGGACAGCCGTCCCGAGAGCCGCCAGATCGTCGGCACGGTGGTTAAGCTTAATCCGGACGGGTTTGGTGCTCACACCACCTCCACACACCATCacccccatcatcatcatcatgcgcagcagcagcagcagcaacagccgcaCCACCGAACGCCGCTAGTGCCTTGCAATGGgacggacgacgacgaggagcGTGCCGGGGGGCATCACGCACTGCGGGACGGAGTCCGTACCGTGACCAGCACGATCAGTGACTCGGACGATGACGGTATCCATCTGCGGACGCATCTGCGCAAGATCATCGAGGGTCGCAAACCGAAAAATGCCAA AACCTCACTCTTCATAGTGACCAGTCTAGTCTACGCCATGCTGCTAATCGTTGTGTGCGTCGCGTACGTTATCAGCGACGTCACCACGCACCGTCTGCCTGTGATCTACTACGAGGGCTtcttcacctatctgtacgGTGCGAGCATACTGTTCCTGCTGTACGTGTTCTGCTTCCTGCTGCAAG AGAGTTCCTGCTGCAACGGCAAACCGAAACCACCGAAGGAGAAGAAaccgaagaaggaaaagaaatcgAAAAAGAACGCTGACGTGGAGGCGGGCAAGGAGGGCAAAGACGGAAAGGAGGcggccgccaccaccaccgccaaggATGGTGCAAGCAAATCAGCCAAGGAGGAGTCGAAAGGCAAAGGGTCGTCCACGAAAGCTAGTTCCTATCAG GAGGCCACACCCAACCCGGAAGCTGCTATGTCTCCAAGGTTCAAGCGTAAAACTACTCAAGATCCAGCTCACGGCAGTTTCTTCCTGCGTGTTGGAGCAATCG CTTTCGGTCTTGGAACGATGATCTACACTGGGCTGGAGTTCGGATCGTTCTTTGAGATCCCATTCACCTCTCCCTGCCATCAGATATTGCGAGGCGTCAACCCACTGCTTCAGATGATCTTCACCTTCATGCAGATGTACTTTATCTTTATGAATGCACGG CTCAACATTCATCGCTTCAAAGTCCTGGCCCGGTTCGGCTTGATGCATATCGTGGCGACGAACATTTGCGTCTGGATTCGCACACTGGTGCTGGAATCGCTGAAGGAAATTACTGCCTACCATCAACGCCGTGGACCAGAACCGGAGGACTCGGTCATTCTGGAGAACATCCGTCAGCACACGCTGCGCAACGCTGGAATGGTGATGGGCACCGATCTAGGTCCTAGTGGCGATACCGAGTGGGAACCGATCAGCGTTAATCTGAACGCTCAGGAAGATCTGCTGTCTCAGGATGCGTCCAGTGTGCTGTCAAAGATTGTGCAGGGTACGGCGCATACTATTACGGAGGCAGCGACCACACTCGTAACTGCTGCTACATCCACCTCGACCGCCGCTCCAACCACAACGACTTCATCCTCCACGAGCACCTCGACCACAACTACGACCACCTCCACTACGACCCCATCGACTACATTGGCGTGGATTGAACCGAACACTGGATCTACCAGCACTACTACCAGCACCACCGCTCGTGGACTTCTCGAGCGTCTGCGGGACGTAGTGGCAACGGAGACGACCACCACGTACGAAACGCCCTCGGATCATTTCGGTAGCGGACACGCAATGTCGACCTCGAACGCGGTGAACGCAACGACCGCCACGCCCTCGACCGGTTCTTCGTTCCTGGACTCGTTCATGGACCATGTGAACTATCTCCAGCGCAACAACAGTCTGGACCAGACGTACGAAAGCTTGGACGCACTGTTTCCTTCCGCGTTCATTGCTACGTCCACTGCCGTCTCGACCAACGCAACTGCGGTTAGCTGTGGACGGGTTAACATCATGGGCACGATTGTGCAGGACTCGGCCCCGTATCTGTACCCGTTCATTATCGAGTACTCGCTGATTGGTGCTGCCGTCATCTACGTTATGTGGAAGCATATTGGACGCTACCCGAA GTTCACCAATGAGGAAGACTTGGAGCACCGTCTGGAGGTGATGTTGTCTCGCCGTGCGGTCGTCATGGCACAACAGGCTCGTACCGGTCGCGTTGATTGTGTCGGTGCGTCCAAGGGTCTATTCTTCGGATTGCTACTGCTCGTTGGTTCGCTGATCTGTCTCATCCTGTTCTTCGTGCTCGTCAGACACCCACAACTGTCACTGTTGGCTATCTACCTGGCAGATGTATCACACTGCGCTCTAATGGTATTGGCCATCTTCGCTATCATCATCGGCTTTATCCG CGTACAAAATCTCAAGTTCCGCTGCGAAGAACAGAGCAACCTGAACGACATCCTGCTCCGCATCTCCGCGTTCGGTTTGTTCGTGTACTCGACGTTCAGCGTTATTGCCGGTTCGCTTAACGCGTTCGAAAGTGAACCGAACCTGCTGGTCATGGTGACAGGCATTGTGGCGGTGGTACAGGTCGTAATTCAGCTGCTGTTCATTGCGGACGTATCGCGCCGACGCGTTCACCTGCCGGAGCACGATCGCATCAAACCGGGCCGCCAGATTGTAACGTTCTTGCTGATCTGCAACATCTCCATGTTCGCCATCTACACGTTCGAGGCGCAGAAAGTGTTTGCCAACCCT GTGCAATTGGACTTCTACGGCTTCATTGCTTGGTCGCTGATCCAGCGTGTCACCTTGCCGCTGTGCATCTTCCACCGTTTCCACAGTGCTGTTACGCTAGCCGAAGTCTGGAAGACTACCTACAAGGCACGTCTGGAGTAA
- the LOC118507531 gene encoding uncharacterized protein LOC118507531 isoform X1 produces the protein MIRCPYIHEMHERLLGPTPRRPLPISFPPLAKPEVMDRESDCLLDSRPESRQIVGTVVKLNPDGFGAHTTSTHHHPHHHHHAQQQQQQQPHHRTPLVPCNGTDDDEERAGGHHALRDGVRTVTSTISDSDDDGIHLRTHLRKIIEGRKPKNAKTSLFIVTSLVYAMLLIVVCVAYVISDVTTHRLPVIYYEGFFTYLYGASILFLLYVFCFLLQESSCCNGKPKPPKEKKPKKEKKSKKNADVEAGKEGKDGKEAAATTTAKDGASKSAKEESKGKGSSTKASSYQYSKKQEVYPKKKRDQLRESQNRRDSAAVSTPSTPVAAAVASAVVAASAVVAASPSGTPGTPISPCVSLSSTPAKRRDIRPEQVRYRAEPCWVQEATPNPEAAMSPRFKRKTTQDPAHGSFFLRVGAIAFGLGTMIYTGLEFGSFFEIPFTSPCHQILRGVNPLLQMIFTFMQMYFIFMNARLNIHRFKVLARFGLMHIVATNICVWIRTLVLESLKEITAYHQRRGPEPEDSVILENIRQHTLRNAGMVMGTDLGPSGDTEWEPISVNLNAQEDLLSQDASSVLSKIVQGTAHTITEAATTLVTAATSTSTAAPTTTTSSSTSTSTTTTTTSTTTPSTTLAWIEPNTGSTSTTTSTTARGLLERLRDVVATETTTTYETPSDHFGSGHAMSTSNAVNATTATPSTGSSFLDSFMDHVNYLQRNNSLDQTYESLDALFPSAFIATSTAVSTNATAVSCGRVNIMGTIVQDSAPYLYPFIIEYSLIGAAVIYVMWKHIGRYPKFTNEEDLEHRLEVMLSRRAVVMAQQARTGRVDCVGASKGLFFGLLLLVGSLICLILFFVLVRHPQLSLLAIYLADVSHCALMVLAIFAIIIGFIRVQNLKFRCEEQSNLNDILLRISAFGLFVYSTFSVIAGSLNAFESEPNLLVMVTGIVAVVQVVIQLLFIADVSRRRVHLPEHDRIKPGRQIVTFLLICNISMFAIYTFEAQKVFANPVQLDFYGFIAWSLIQRVTLPLCIFHRFHSAVTLAEVWKTTYKARLE, from the exons ACCGGAAGTAATGGATCGCGAAAGTGACTGTCTGCTGGACAGCCGTCCCGAGAGCCGCCAGATCGTCGGCACGGTGGTTAAGCTTAATCCGGACGGGTTTGGTGCTCACACCACCTCCACACACCATCacccccatcatcatcatcatgcgcagcagcagcagcagcaacagccgcaCCACCGAACGCCGCTAGTGCCTTGCAATGGgacggacgacgacgaggagcGTGCCGGGGGGCATCACGCACTGCGGGACGGAGTCCGTACCGTGACCAGCACGATCAGTGACTCGGACGATGACGGTATCCATCTGCGGACGCATCTGCGCAAGATCATCGAGGGTCGCAAACCGAAAAATGCCAA AACCTCACTCTTCATAGTGACCAGTCTAGTCTACGCCATGCTGCTAATCGTTGTGTGCGTCGCGTACGTTATCAGCGACGTCACCACGCACCGTCTGCCTGTGATCTACTACGAGGGCTtcttcacctatctgtacgGTGCGAGCATACTGTTCCTGCTGTACGTGTTCTGCTTCCTGCTGCAAG AGAGTTCCTGCTGCAACGGCAAACCGAAACCACCGAAGGAGAAGAAaccgaagaaggaaaagaaatcgAAAAAGAACGCTGACGTGGAGGCGGGCAAGGAGGGCAAAGACGGAAAGGAGGcggccgccaccaccaccgccaaggATGGTGCAAGCAAATCAGCCAAGGAGGAGTCGAAAGGCAAAGGGTCGTCCACGAAAGCTAGTTCCTATCAG TACTCGAAAAAACAGGAAGTttacccgaaaaaaaagcgtgACCAGCTGCGCGAGTCACAGAATCGCCGTGATTCGGCGGCGGTTTCGACACCATCAacaccagtagcagcagcagtagcatcagcagtagtagcagcatcagcagtagtagcagcctCTCCGTCAGGCACACCCGGAACACCGATCTCACCTTGCGTCAGTCTATCGTCCACACCGGCCAAACGGCGAGACATCCGGCCGGAACAGGTCCGGTATCGTGCAGAACCATGCTGGGTGCAG GAGGCCACACCCAACCCGGAAGCTGCTATGTCTCCAAGGTTCAAGCGTAAAACTACTCAAGATCCAGCTCACGGCAGTTTCTTCCTGCGTGTTGGAGCAATCG CTTTCGGTCTTGGAACGATGATCTACACTGGGCTGGAGTTCGGATCGTTCTTTGAGATCCCATTCACCTCTCCCTGCCATCAGATATTGCGAGGCGTCAACCCACTGCTTCAGATGATCTTCACCTTCATGCAGATGTACTTTATCTTTATGAATGCACGG CTCAACATTCATCGCTTCAAAGTCCTGGCCCGGTTCGGCTTGATGCATATCGTGGCGACGAACATTTGCGTCTGGATTCGCACACTGGTGCTGGAATCGCTGAAGGAAATTACTGCCTACCATCAACGCCGTGGACCAGAACCGGAGGACTCGGTCATTCTGGAGAACATCCGTCAGCACACGCTGCGCAACGCTGGAATGGTGATGGGCACCGATCTAGGTCCTAGTGGCGATACCGAGTGGGAACCGATCAGCGTTAATCTGAACGCTCAGGAAGATCTGCTGTCTCAGGATGCGTCCAGTGTGCTGTCAAAGATTGTGCAGGGTACGGCGCATACTATTACGGAGGCAGCGACCACACTCGTAACTGCTGCTACATCCACCTCGACCGCCGCTCCAACCACAACGACTTCATCCTCCACGAGCACCTCGACCACAACTACGACCACCTCCACTACGACCCCATCGACTACATTGGCGTGGATTGAACCGAACACTGGATCTACCAGCACTACTACCAGCACCACCGCTCGTGGACTTCTCGAGCGTCTGCGGGACGTAGTGGCAACGGAGACGACCACCACGTACGAAACGCCCTCGGATCATTTCGGTAGCGGACACGCAATGTCGACCTCGAACGCGGTGAACGCAACGACCGCCACGCCCTCGACCGGTTCTTCGTTCCTGGACTCGTTCATGGACCATGTGAACTATCTCCAGCGCAACAACAGTCTGGACCAGACGTACGAAAGCTTGGACGCACTGTTTCCTTCCGCGTTCATTGCTACGTCCACTGCCGTCTCGACCAACGCAACTGCGGTTAGCTGTGGACGGGTTAACATCATGGGCACGATTGTGCAGGACTCGGCCCCGTATCTGTACCCGTTCATTATCGAGTACTCGCTGATTGGTGCTGCCGTCATCTACGTTATGTGGAAGCATATTGGACGCTACCCGAA GTTCACCAATGAGGAAGACTTGGAGCACCGTCTGGAGGTGATGTTGTCTCGCCGTGCGGTCGTCATGGCACAACAGGCTCGTACCGGTCGCGTTGATTGTGTCGGTGCGTCCAAGGGTCTATTCTTCGGATTGCTACTGCTCGTTGGTTCGCTGATCTGTCTCATCCTGTTCTTCGTGCTCGTCAGACACCCACAACTGTCACTGTTGGCTATCTACCTGGCAGATGTATCACACTGCGCTCTAATGGTATTGGCCATCTTCGCTATCATCATCGGCTTTATCCG CGTACAAAATCTCAAGTTCCGCTGCGAAGAACAGAGCAACCTGAACGACATCCTGCTCCGCATCTCCGCGTTCGGTTTGTTCGTGTACTCGACGTTCAGCGTTATTGCCGGTTCGCTTAACGCGTTCGAAAGTGAACCGAACCTGCTGGTCATGGTGACAGGCATTGTGGCGGTGGTACAGGTCGTAATTCAGCTGCTGTTCATTGCGGACGTATCGCGCCGACGCGTTCACCTGCCGGAGCACGATCGCATCAAACCGGGCCGCCAGATTGTAACGTTCTTGCTGATCTGCAACATCTCCATGTTCGCCATCTACACGTTCGAGGCGCAGAAAGTGTTTGCCAACCCT GTGCAATTGGACTTCTACGGCTTCATTGCTTGGTCGCTGATCCAGCGTGTCACCTTGCCGCTGTGCATCTTCCACCGTTTCCACAGTGCTGTTACGCTAGCCGAAGTCTGGAAGACTACCTACAAGGCACGTCTGGAGTAA
- the LOC118507531 gene encoding proton channel OtopLc isoform X3: MVGGGEMKVATVDVESSDNMATLPVSRAHGAGGPTAGGGTAGGGSSDTAEKNNAANKEMELKNVMPKPLQRTSLFIVTSLVYAMLLIVVCVAYVISDVTTHRLPVIYYEGFFTYLYGASILFLLYVFCFLLQESSCCNGKPKPPKEKKPKKEKKSKKNADVEAGKEGKDGKEAAATTTAKDGASKSAKEESKGKGSSTKASSYQEATPNPEAAMSPRFKRKTTQDPAHGSFFLRVGAIAFGLGTMIYTGLEFGSFFEIPFTSPCHQILRGVNPLLQMIFTFMQMYFIFMNARLNIHRFKVLARFGLMHIVATNICVWIRTLVLESLKEITAYHQRRGPEPEDSVILENIRQHTLRNAGMVMGTDLGPSGDTEWEPISVNLNAQEDLLSQDASSVLSKIVQGTAHTITEAATTLVTAATSTSTAAPTTTTSSSTSTSTTTTTTSTTTPSTTLAWIEPNTGSTSTTTSTTARGLLERLRDVVATETTTTYETPSDHFGSGHAMSTSNAVNATTATPSTGSSFLDSFMDHVNYLQRNNSLDQTYESLDALFPSAFIATSTAVSTNATAVSCGRVNIMGTIVQDSAPYLYPFIIEYSLIGAAVIYVMWKHIGRYPKFTNEEDLEHRLEVMLSRRAVVMAQQARTGRVDCVGASKGLFFGLLLLVGSLICLILFFVLVRHPQLSLLAIYLADVSHCALMVLAIFAIIIGFIRVQNLKFRCEEQSNLNDILLRISAFGLFVYSTFSVIAGSLNAFESEPNLLVMVTGIVAVVQVVIQLLFIADVSRRRVHLPEHDRIKPGRQIVTFLLICNISMFAIYTFEAQKVFANPVQLDFYGFIAWSLIQRVTLPLCIFHRFHSAVTLAEVWKTTYKARLE, translated from the exons ATGGTCGGTGGCGGTGAAATGAAGGTAGCCACGGTGGACGTGGAGAGCAGCGATAATATGGCCACCTTACCGGTGTCCCGTGCACACGGTGCGGGTGGTCCCACCGCTGGCGGTGGCACTGCCGGCGGAGGTTCCAGCGATACGGCCGAGAAAAATAATGCCGCCAACAAGGAGATGGAGCTGAAGAACGTGATGCCGAAGCCGCTGCAAAG AACCTCACTCTTCATAGTGACCAGTCTAGTCTACGCCATGCTGCTAATCGTTGTGTGCGTCGCGTACGTTATCAGCGACGTCACCACGCACCGTCTGCCTGTGATCTACTACGAGGGCTtcttcacctatctgtacgGTGCGAGCATACTGTTCCTGCTGTACGTGTTCTGCTTCCTGCTGCAAG AGAGTTCCTGCTGCAACGGCAAACCGAAACCACCGAAGGAGAAGAAaccgaagaaggaaaagaaatcgAAAAAGAACGCTGACGTGGAGGCGGGCAAGGAGGGCAAAGACGGAAAGGAGGcggccgccaccaccaccgccaaggATGGTGCAAGCAAATCAGCCAAGGAGGAGTCGAAAGGCAAAGGGTCGTCCACGAAAGCTAGTTCCTATCAG GAGGCCACACCCAACCCGGAAGCTGCTATGTCTCCAAGGTTCAAGCGTAAAACTACTCAAGATCCAGCTCACGGCAGTTTCTTCCTGCGTGTTGGAGCAATCG CTTTCGGTCTTGGAACGATGATCTACACTGGGCTGGAGTTCGGATCGTTCTTTGAGATCCCATTCACCTCTCCCTGCCATCAGATATTGCGAGGCGTCAACCCACTGCTTCAGATGATCTTCACCTTCATGCAGATGTACTTTATCTTTATGAATGCACGG CTCAACATTCATCGCTTCAAAGTCCTGGCCCGGTTCGGCTTGATGCATATCGTGGCGACGAACATTTGCGTCTGGATTCGCACACTGGTGCTGGAATCGCTGAAGGAAATTACTGCCTACCATCAACGCCGTGGACCAGAACCGGAGGACTCGGTCATTCTGGAGAACATCCGTCAGCACACGCTGCGCAACGCTGGAATGGTGATGGGCACCGATCTAGGTCCTAGTGGCGATACCGAGTGGGAACCGATCAGCGTTAATCTGAACGCTCAGGAAGATCTGCTGTCTCAGGATGCGTCCAGTGTGCTGTCAAAGATTGTGCAGGGTACGGCGCATACTATTACGGAGGCAGCGACCACACTCGTAACTGCTGCTACATCCACCTCGACCGCCGCTCCAACCACAACGACTTCATCCTCCACGAGCACCTCGACCACAACTACGACCACCTCCACTACGACCCCATCGACTACATTGGCGTGGATTGAACCGAACACTGGATCTACCAGCACTACTACCAGCACCACCGCTCGTGGACTTCTCGAGCGTCTGCGGGACGTAGTGGCAACGGAGACGACCACCACGTACGAAACGCCCTCGGATCATTTCGGTAGCGGACACGCAATGTCGACCTCGAACGCGGTGAACGCAACGACCGCCACGCCCTCGACCGGTTCTTCGTTCCTGGACTCGTTCATGGACCATGTGAACTATCTCCAGCGCAACAACAGTCTGGACCAGACGTACGAAAGCTTGGACGCACTGTTTCCTTCCGCGTTCATTGCTACGTCCACTGCCGTCTCGACCAACGCAACTGCGGTTAGCTGTGGACGGGTTAACATCATGGGCACGATTGTGCAGGACTCGGCCCCGTATCTGTACCCGTTCATTATCGAGTACTCGCTGATTGGTGCTGCCGTCATCTACGTTATGTGGAAGCATATTGGACGCTACCCGAA GTTCACCAATGAGGAAGACTTGGAGCACCGTCTGGAGGTGATGTTGTCTCGCCGTGCGGTCGTCATGGCACAACAGGCTCGTACCGGTCGCGTTGATTGTGTCGGTGCGTCCAAGGGTCTATTCTTCGGATTGCTACTGCTCGTTGGTTCGCTGATCTGTCTCATCCTGTTCTTCGTGCTCGTCAGACACCCACAACTGTCACTGTTGGCTATCTACCTGGCAGATGTATCACACTGCGCTCTAATGGTATTGGCCATCTTCGCTATCATCATCGGCTTTATCCG CGTACAAAATCTCAAGTTCCGCTGCGAAGAACAGAGCAACCTGAACGACATCCTGCTCCGCATCTCCGCGTTCGGTTTGTTCGTGTACTCGACGTTCAGCGTTATTGCCGGTTCGCTTAACGCGTTCGAAAGTGAACCGAACCTGCTGGTCATGGTGACAGGCATTGTGGCGGTGGTACAGGTCGTAATTCAGCTGCTGTTCATTGCGGACGTATCGCGCCGACGCGTTCACCTGCCGGAGCACGATCGCATCAAACCGGGCCGCCAGATTGTAACGTTCTTGCTGATCTGCAACATCTCCATGTTCGCCATCTACACGTTCGAGGCGCAGAAAGTGTTTGCCAACCCT GTGCAATTGGACTTCTACGGCTTCATTGCTTGGTCGCTGATCCAGCGTGTCACCTTGCCGCTGTGCATCTTCCACCGTTTCCACAGTGCTGTTACGCTAGCCGAAGTCTGGAAGACTACCTACAAGGCACGTCTGGAGTAA
- the LOC118507756 gene encoding protein yellow yields the protein MYGGRMLLIVVCLVTGSVSATQKLQERYSWQQLDFVFPNQRLKQQALARGDYVPTNGLPVGIERWENKLFVSVPRWKDGIPSTLNYIDMNQTPSGSPALIPYPDWSSNVAGDCANGLSTVYRIKADKCGRLWALDTGTVGIGNTTQQLCPYALNIWDLKTNRRLRRYELRADDTNANTFIANIAIDMGRSCDDTYAYMSDELGYGLIVYSFEQNKSWRFAHSFFFPDPLRGDFNVAGLNFQWGEEGIFGMSLTPLQADGFRTLYFSPLASHREFTVSTRILRDESKVEESFHDFQYLKERGPNSHTTSRVMSETGLQLFNLIDQNAVGCWHSSLPYSPEYHGIVDRDDVELVFPADVKIDEEEQVWVISDRMPVFLIADLDYSDVNFRIFSAPLSTLVAGTVCDVQSQFGAIQPKFGGDAGSSDLATTYNTDTTLLPTTYSQPLSGSYTPALSYAPTAAPQVHKFTQGYDAPTSHMYSTQSYPTTAKAYAYNKYHGVEFHAHGAPHHGHGYHHGPHSHDGSATGEQEGGYNGHRGGYWNGAHKKQDSWKQFFY from the exons ATGTACGGTGGTAGAATGCTGTTGATTGTGGTGTGCCTTGTCACCGGTAGTGTTAGTGCGACGCAGAAGCTCCAGGAGCGATACAGCTGGCAGCAGCTCGACTTTGTCTTCCCCAATCAACGCCTCAAGCAACAGGCACTGGCCCGCGGGGATTACGTCCCGACGAACGGTCTGCCGGTCGGTATCGAGCGTTGGGAGAACAAACTGTTCGTCTCGGTACCAAGATGGAAGGACG GTATCCCCTCGACGCTCAACTACATCGACATGAACCAGACACCGTCCGGTTCGCCGGCCCTCATCCCCTACCCGGACTGGTCCTCGAACGTTGCCGGTGACTGCGCTAACGGACTGTCCACCGTGTACCGTATCAAGGCGGACAAGTGCGGACGGCTGTGGGCCCTCGACACCGGTACCGTCGGCATCGGCAACACGACCCAGCAGCTCTGCCCGTACGCCCTGAACATCTGGGACCTGAAGACGAACCGTCGGCTGCGCCGGTATGAGCTGCGAGCCGATGATACCAACGCCAACACCTTCATCGCGAACATTGCCATCGATATGGGGCGCAGCTGTGACGATACGTACGCGTACATGTCGGACGAGCTCGGGTACGGTTTGATCGTGTACTCGTTCGAGCAGAACAAATCGTGGCGCTTTGCCCACAGCTTCTTCTTCCCGGATCCACTCCGTGGCGACTTTAACGTTGCCGGGCTGAACTTCCAGTGGGGCGAGGAAGGTATCTTCGGTATGTCGCTGACTCCGCTGCAGGCTGACGGGTTCCGTACGCTCTACTTCTCGCCGCTGGCCAGTCATCGCGAATTTACCGTCTCGACCCGTATCCTGCGCGACGAATCGAAGGTGGAGGAAAGCTTCCACGACTTTCAGTACCTGAAGGAGCGTGGCCCGAACAGCCACACGACGTCGCGCGTCATGAGCGAAACGGGACTGCAGCTGTTCAATCTGATCGATCAGAATGCGGTCGGTTGCTGGCATTCGTCGCTGCCGTACAGCCCGGAATATCACGGAATCGTCGATCGGGATGATGTGGAGCTGGTGTTCCCGGCGGATGTGAAGATCGACGAGGAGGAACAGGTGTGGGTTATCTCGGACCGTATGCCAGTGTTCTTGATTGCCGATCTGGACTACAGTGATGTGAACTTCCGCATCTTCTCCGCTCCACTGTCTACGCTGGTCGCCGGTACGGTGTGCGATGTTCAGTCACAGTTCGGTGCTATTCAGCCCAAGTTTGGTGGAGATGCCGGTAGTTCCGATCTGGCGACTACGTACAACACCGACACGACTCTGCTGCCGACGACGTACTCGCAGCCCCTGTCCGGTTCGTACACCCCGGCGCTGAGCTACGCGCCGACCGCTGCTCCGCAGGTCCACAAGTTCACCCAGGGCTATGATGCGCCGACCTCGCACATGTACTCGACCCAATCCTACCCGACGACGGCCAAGGCGTACGCGTACAACAAGTACCACGGCGTTGAGTTCCACGCGCACGGTGCACCACACCACGGACACGGATATCACCATGGGCCGCACAGTCACGACGGTTCGGCGACGGGCGAGCAGGAGGGAGGCTACAATGGACATCGTGGCGGATACTGGAACGGTGCCCACAAGAAGCAGGACTCGTGGAAACAGTTCTTCTACTAG